The genomic interval CCTTTATGATCTGTAACAGAAATTCTGATTATATCCTCTGTTATCCCTTGAATAAGCTTAACTTTTTCTTGCTCAGTCATCCTTCATTCTCCCCCTTCAAAGATTAAACTAAAAGCTGTGAAAAAACACACCTCTGAAACTTAGCAAATAATCCTTTCTACCATCATACGTCTGTAAAATAAAAATATGGCAAAACTTTATTATAAAAAGCTTCATTACCTTGCTTGTCCTTTGACTTAAATGCTTGCAAAGGGTATAGAAACCACAAAAACGAAAATATGTTCGATTTTATGGATAAAGGAATGTACGTTCGTATATAATGAATATATATCATGCAGGAGGTGTTATAGTTGCTTAAATTCATAAAGTTTAGTCAAGAGAACCAAGTTCCGATTGAAATGATTTATCTTTCAAAAGACGGCACATTCTCACAAAGAAAAGTGATTGTAAAGAAAATTACCTCAGAAAAAATTGTTGCATTTTGTTTATTACGTAACCAAATCCGCAGTTTTCAATTAGATCGCGTATTATCTGCAAGCTGGAGTAAACAGATACATGCATCTTAAATGATTTCAATTCATACTCTTTCCACTACCATTTCCCTCTTTTCATCCAATTAAATTTTTCCAATTTTAAGTAAAAAATAGCTGGCTTTTATCATTTTATAGCCAGCTATTATCGTTCAATTATTTCAAATTTTATTTTTCTATTATCAATTGCTCGTTTTTTTTGTGTGTGTTTATAGATTTATTTCTGATACATTGCGGTCAATTACCCTTGCGCCTTTTTCAGAAACGAATTCTCCGCCAGAGGTTATAAAAATATTGGCAGCTAAAATTTTATCCATGGCTGAATGAATCGCTACATGATCAATCGGCTCTTTTGGAGAATCTAAATTTACTTTTACAGTTTTCCCCTCAGTGTTCAAAAATTGAAGTTCAAGTACTTTTGCCATTTTACTTTTCCTTCTTCTTATTCCATTTTCAATATGAAGATGTTGAACAAATCATGCTGTGACATGATATGTGTCATTCCGCTCTACAAATGCTAATGGTTCTGTTTGAAGACTAACAATTGCTTGTGCTGCTTGCAGAAGCTCTTCAGCTGAAACTGTCGTCTTAATGTTGTTGTAATTTTTCGTTTTATACAACTGTTTACCATTTGCGTCCAACCCCATGTCGAATACGATACGGAGCTGTGTATCTACTAATAATGTATCTGCCATCTTTAACACCTCCTTTTCACTTATATATAGGAAGAAAAGGCGTTAGAGTAGCGTAATGAACTACATTTTCATAAATTTAATGTTTTATAAAGTGATATGAGGGGAATACATAAGTAGCGCACGTAAGGTTGAAAACAATAAGGAAATGCCCAAGTGACGCTGAATTTATGTGGCGCGGCCTCGGAGCCGTAACGATGTAAGAGAGGTAGGGCTTATATCTTTAGGCGTTAAAAATGCATTTGATTGTAATGAATGATTACTATGAAGAAGGTTATACATAGCATGCATATACCAATAATAGAGCAGAGGCCTTAATCAGCCTTATTTAATAAAAATAGCTTTTGAATGAGGGCATTCCCCCTTCAATTCATAGCAACCATGCGCTAAATAACTAGAATAAATATGTAGTCTATAACCTTAACATTACCTAAAACGTCAAAAAACAGGCTGACAACAAACGTGATATTTCATGTTTGTTGTCAGCCTCTATCATTTTATTTAAATAGATAATTGTTGTGATAATGTATAAACACCTTCAGGAAGTGGATCTTTTTGAGATAAGATTTCCATAATATCATTATCAACGATCTTCTGCTTTTGCATTCCAATCGCACGTCCGCCTCTACCTTCAAGTAATACTTCAACTGCTCGAGCACCTAAACGTGAGGCTAATACACGATCAAAACCACTTGGTGAGCCCCCGCGCTGAATATGACCTAATACAGAAATTCGTGTTTCAATTTGATAGTCTTTTTCTAAACTTTTCGCAAGGTCATGTGCAGAACATACACCTTCAGCAAGTACGATAATTGAATGTTTTTTCCCACGTTCAATACCTTTTTGCAGCTTTTGGACAATTTCATTGATTTCATGATTTCGTTCTGGAATTAGAATTGATTCTGCACCAGAAGCTAGTCCAGAAAATAAAGCAATATCACCAGCATGTCTTCCCATTACTTCAATGATAAATGTTCGATCATGTGATGTTGCTGTATCCCGAATTTTATCGATGCTGCTAATAACTGTATTTAATGCTGTATCAAAACCAATTGTATAATCAGTTCCAGCAATATCATTATCAATTGTACCCGGTAAACCTATACATGGAAAACCCTTTTCAGTTAATTTAGCAGCACCTCGATAAGAACCATCTCCACCAATTACAACAAGACCTTCAATTTCATGTTTTCTAAGTTGCTCAATTGCCAAATATTGTGATTCATCTTTTTTAAATTCTTCAGATCTTGCTGAATAAAGAATGGTGCCGCCACGATGGATAATATCACCTACTGAACCTAGATCAAGCCTTTTTATTTTGCCATTCATTAATCCCGCATACCCTTGATAAACACCGTATACCTCTAATCCTGAATAAATACCTTTTCTGACAACTGCACGAATTGCAGCATTCATCCCAGGTGAATCTCCACCACTAGTTAAAACGGCAATTTTCTTCATGATCTTCCTCCTTTTTATGTAAAAAATTTTAGCGAATACACTATTCTTTATAGAAATTACCTTTTTACGGCACGGTATCCGGCTGCTACCGCTTCTTCTTCTGTACAAAAGATTTCCTCAGGCTTTGTTACGTGATATGAAGATGATTCTTCCGTATGGTAAATCTTTTCTCCATTTGAATTAATATTTCCTTTAATCGAGCACCCGTTACCATTTTTAGTATTTGATGATTGCTGAAGCTTATCACTCTCATCATTAAATCCTTGATCTGTAGCATAATTCTCCATACTCCAGATTCCAATTGCCTGCTGCCTAGCTTGTTTTTGAATCTCATAAAAATCATCTACATATTTTGTATTCGGTTCAAAAACATAGGCTACTCGCGCTAACCCTTTTTTTAGAAGGAGCTTATTTACCATTTGATCGTTCACATATACATAAGCTAACAACCTGCCGTATTTATCCCGTTCACCAATATCCATCTCTAATTGAATGGTTTGTCCATTTAACATTTCTTTCACAAAATGACTTGCTTCTGAGCCATATGGTTGCACTGGTTTTGTAGGATGTACCGTTTCTGGGGTATCAATTAACAGCATTCTAACGGTTTCCTCTTGTCCATTTACCATAACTTTTACAGTATCGCCATCTACAACTTTTGTTACTTCCGCGGGAATGAAGTTAGACTTTCCTTGGTCTAACTCACAGCCAACTGTAATGAAAAGGACAGCAATGACTAATATCCATTTTTTCACTATACTTTTCCCCTTCATCAAAACGTAAAACCCATCAACCTAATAGTATGAAGAAATGAGTATAATCACAAGCCAAACTTCAACTAATGGGGTCAAGAATAGGTTCTTTCTCATTATGTTTTGTTTGTCATGTTTCTATAGCAATGCTTCCAAAAGCCCATACATTATTTAATAACTGTAAATTCCTTTGAGAAGTTTGTTAATGTTTCAGTGCCATTTTGAGTAATTAGAACATCATCCTCAATTCTAACTCCTCCAATGGAAGGCACATAAATTCCCGGTTCGATTGTGTAAACCATACCTACTTTTAACAACTCGTCATTTGTATGGCTCATTGATGGATATTCATGGACGTTGATTCCAAGTCCATGTCCAAGTCGATGTGGAAAATAGTCTCCGAAACCCGCTTTTGAAATAATTGTTCTTGCAGTATGATCAAGATCACCAATTCTCGTTCCTGCTTTACTTGCTTCTATTGCTGCTAATTGGGCATTTAAAACTGTATCATATATTTGCTTTTGCTTTTCATTATACGATTTATAAACAAATGTACGTGTAATATCAGAACAATAACCATCAAGGACAACACCTAGATCAAATAAGACAAAATCACCTTCACTTAATGTCTTTAAGCCAGGATTTCCATGAGGCTTCCCTGAATTTTCACCAAATAATACCATTGTTGAAAATGACATTTCACGAATCCCT from Metabacillus sediminilitoris carries:
- a CDS encoding DUF1659 domain-containing protein, which gives rise to MADTLLVDTQLRIVFDMGLDANGKQLYKTKNYNNIKTTVSAEELLQAAQAIVSLQTEPLAFVERNDTYHVTA
- the pfkA gene encoding 6-phosphofructokinase; this translates as MKKIAVLTSGGDSPGMNAAIRAVVRKGIYSGLEVYGVYQGYAGLMNGKIKRLDLGSVGDIIHRGGTILYSARSEEFKKDESQYLAIEQLRKHEIEGLVVIGGDGSYRGAAKLTEKGFPCIGLPGTIDNDIAGTDYTIGFDTALNTVISSIDKIRDTATSHDRTFIIEVMGRHAGDIALFSGLASGAESILIPERNHEINEIVQKLQKGIERGKKHSIIVLAEGVCSAHDLAKSLEKDYQIETRISVLGHIQRGGSPSGFDRVLASRLGARAVEVLLEGRGGRAIGMQKQKIVDNDIMEILSQKDPLPEGVYTLSQQLSI
- a CDS encoding DUF2922 domain-containing protein; this encodes MAKVLELQFLNTEGKTVKVNLDSPKEPIDHVAIHSAMDKILAANIFITSGGEFVSEKGARVIDRNVSEINL
- a CDS encoding thermonuclease family protein is translated as MKKWILVIAVLFITVGCELDQGKSNFIPAEVTKVVDGDTVKVMVNGQEETVRMLLIDTPETVHPTKPVQPYGSEASHFVKEMLNGQTIQLEMDIGERDKYGRLLAYVYVNDQMVNKLLLKKGLARVAYVFEPNTKYVDDFYEIQKQARQQAIGIWSMENYATDQGFNDESDKLQQSSNTKNGNGCSIKGNINSNGEKIYHTEESSSYHVTKPEEIFCTEEEAVAAGYRAVKR